From Homo sapiens chromosome 6, GRCh38.p14 Primary Assembly, the proteins below share one genomic window:
- the MPIG6B gene encoding megakaryocyte and platelet inhibitory receptor G6b isoform G6b-B precursor (isoform G6b-B precursor is encoded by transcript variant 2), protein MAVFLQLLPLLLSRAQGNPGASLDGRPGDRVNLSCGGVSHPIRWVWAPSFPACKGLSKGRRPILWASSSGTPTVPPLQPFVGRLRSLDSGIRRLELLLSAGDSGTFFCKGRHEDESRTVLHVLGDRTYCKAPGPTHGSVYPQLLIPLLGAGLVLGLGALGLVWWLHRRLPPQPIRPLPRFAPLVKTEPQRPVKEEEPKIPGDLDQEPSLLYADLDHLALSRPRRLSTADPADASTIYAVVV, encoded by the exons ATGGCTGTGTTTCTGCAGCTGCTACCGCTGCTGCTCTCGAGGGCCCAAGGGAACCCTGGGG CTTCTCTGGACGGCCGCCCTGGGGACCGGGTGAATCTCTCCTGCGGAGGAGTCTCTCATCCCATCCGCTGGGTCTGGGCACCCAGCTTCCCGGCCTGCAAGGGCCTGTCCAAAGGACGCCGACCGATCCTGTGGGCCTCTTCGAGCGGGACCCCCACCGTGCCTCCCCTCCAGCCTTTCGTCGGCCGCCTACGCTCCCTGGACTCTGGTATCCGGCGGCTGGAGCTCCTCTTGAGCGCGGGGGACTCGGGCACTTTTTTCTGCAAGGGCCGCCACGAGGACGAGAGCCGTACAGTGCTTCACGTGCTGGGGGACAGGACCTATTGCAAGGCCCCCGGGCCTACCCATG GGTCCGTGTATCCCCAGCTCCTGATCCCGCTGCTGGGCGCTGGGTTGGTGCTCGGACTGGGAGCTTTGGGCCTGGTCTGGTGGCTGCACAG gcgcctgcccccgCAACCGATTCGACCACTCCCTAGATTTG CTCCACTTGTGAAAACCGAGCCCCAGAGGCCAGTAAAGGAGGAAGAGCCCAAGATTCCAGGGGACCTGGACCAGGAACCG agCCTGCTCTATGCGGATCTGGACCATCTAGCCCTCAGCAGGCCCCGCCGGCTGTCCACAGCGGACCCTGCTGATGCCTCCACCATCTATGCAGTTGTAGTTTGA
- the MPIG6B gene encoding megakaryocyte and platelet inhibitory receptor G6b isoform G6b-C precursor (isoform G6b-C precursor is encoded by transcript variant 3) — MAVFLQLLPLLLSRAQGNPGASLDGRPGDRVNLSCGGVSHPIRWVWAPSFPACKGLSKGRRPILWASSSGTPTVPPLQPFVGRLRSLDSGIRRLELLLSAGDSGTFFCKGRHEDESRTVLHVLGDRTYCKAPGPTHGACPRNRFDHSLDLLCPPHIAPLVKTEPQRPVKEEEPKIPGDLDQEPSLLYADLDHLALSRPRRLSTADPADASTIYAVVV, encoded by the exons ATGGCTGTGTTTCTGCAGCTGCTACCGCTGCTGCTCTCGAGGGCCCAAGGGAACCCTGGGG CTTCTCTGGACGGCCGCCCTGGGGACCGGGTGAATCTCTCCTGCGGAGGAGTCTCTCATCCCATCCGCTGGGTCTGGGCACCCAGCTTCCCGGCCTGCAAGGGCCTGTCCAAAGGACGCCGACCGATCCTGTGGGCCTCTTCGAGCGGGACCCCCACCGTGCCTCCCCTCCAGCCTTTCGTCGGCCGCCTACGCTCCCTGGACTCTGGTATCCGGCGGCTGGAGCTCCTCTTGAGCGCGGGGGACTCGGGCACTTTTTTCTGCAAGGGCCGCCACGAGGACGAGAGCCGTACAGTGCTTCACGTGCTGGGGGACAGGACCTATTGCAAGGCCCCCGGGCCTACCCATG gcgcctgcccccgCAACCGATTCGACCACTCCCTAGATTTG CTCTGTCCCCCCCACATAGCTCCACTTGTGAAAACCGAGCCCCAGAGGCCAGTAAAGGAGGAAGAGCCCAAGATTCCAGGGGACCTGGACCAGGAACCG agCCTGCTCTATGCGGATCTGGACCATCTAGCCCTCAGCAGGCCCCGCCGGCTGTCCACAGCGGACCCTGCTGATGCCTCCACCATCTATGCAGTTGTAGTTTGA
- the MPIG6B gene encoding megakaryocyte and platelet inhibitory receptor G6b isoform G6b-G precursor (isoform G6b-G precursor is encoded by transcript variant 7), with protein sequence MAVFLQLLPLLLSRAQGNPGASLDGRPGDRVNLSCGGVSHPIRWVWAPSFPACKGLSKGRRPILWASSSGTPTVPPLQPFVGRLRSLDSGIRRLELLLSAGDSGTFFCKGRHEDESRTVLHVLGDRTYCKAPGPTHGSVYPQLLIPLLGAGLVLGLGALGLVWWLHRRLPPQPIRPLPRFALSPPHSSTCENRAPEASKGGRAQDSRGPGPGTGKGMGMGRG encoded by the exons ATGGCTGTGTTTCTGCAGCTGCTACCGCTGCTGCTCTCGAGGGCCCAAGGGAACCCTGGGG CTTCTCTGGACGGCCGCCCTGGGGACCGGGTGAATCTCTCCTGCGGAGGAGTCTCTCATCCCATCCGCTGGGTCTGGGCACCCAGCTTCCCGGCCTGCAAGGGCCTGTCCAAAGGACGCCGACCGATCCTGTGGGCCTCTTCGAGCGGGACCCCCACCGTGCCTCCCCTCCAGCCTTTCGTCGGCCGCCTACGCTCCCTGGACTCTGGTATCCGGCGGCTGGAGCTCCTCTTGAGCGCGGGGGACTCGGGCACTTTTTTCTGCAAGGGCCGCCACGAGGACGAGAGCCGTACAGTGCTTCACGTGCTGGGGGACAGGACCTATTGCAAGGCCCCCGGGCCTACCCATG GGTCCGTGTATCCCCAGCTCCTGATCCCGCTGCTGGGCGCTGGGTTGGTGCTCGGACTGGGAGCTTTGGGCCTGGTCTGGTGGCTGCACAG gcgcctgcccccgCAACCGATTCGACCACTCCCTAGATTTG CTCTGTCCCCCCCACATAGCTCCACTTGTGAAAACCGAGCCCCAGAGGCCAGTAAAGGAGGAAGAGCCCAAGATTCCAGGGGACCTGGACCAGGAACCGGTAAGGGCATGGGGATGGGAAGGGGATAG
- the MPIG6B gene encoding megakaryocyte and platelet inhibitory receptor G6b isoform G6b-E precursor (isoform G6b-E precursor is encoded by transcript variant 5), with protein MAVFLQLLPLLLSRAQGNPGASLDGRPGDRVNLSCGGVSHPIRWVWAPSFPACKGLSKGRRPILWASSSGTPTVPPLQPFVGRLRSLDSGIRRLELLLSAGDSGTFFCKGRHEDESRTVLHVLGDRTYCKAPGPTHAPLVKTEPQRPVKEEEPKIPGDLDQEPSLLYADLDHLALSRPRRLSTADPADASTIYAVVV; from the exons ATGGCTGTGTTTCTGCAGCTGCTACCGCTGCTGCTCTCGAGGGCCCAAGGGAACCCTGGGG CTTCTCTGGACGGCCGCCCTGGGGACCGGGTGAATCTCTCCTGCGGAGGAGTCTCTCATCCCATCCGCTGGGTCTGGGCACCCAGCTTCCCGGCCTGCAAGGGCCTGTCCAAAGGACGCCGACCGATCCTGTGGGCCTCTTCGAGCGGGACCCCCACCGTGCCTCCCCTCCAGCCTTTCGTCGGCCGCCTACGCTCCCTGGACTCTGGTATCCGGCGGCTGGAGCTCCTCTTGAGCGCGGGGGACTCGGGCACTTTTTTCTGCAAGGGCCGCCACGAGGACGAGAGCCGTACAGTGCTTCACGTGCTGGGGGACAGGACCTATTGCAAGGCCCCCGGGCCTACCCATG CTCCACTTGTGAAAACCGAGCCCCAGAGGCCAGTAAAGGAGGAAGAGCCCAAGATTCCAGGGGACCTGGACCAGGAACCG agCCTGCTCTATGCGGATCTGGACCATCTAGCCCTCAGCAGGCCCCGCCGGCTGTCCACAGCGGACCCTGCTGATGCCTCCACCATCTATGCAGTTGTAGTTTGA
- the MPIG6B gene encoding megakaryocyte and platelet inhibitory receptor G6b isoform G6b-A precursor (isoform G6b-A precursor is encoded by transcript variant 1), with protein sequence MAVFLQLLPLLLSRAQGNPGASLDGRPGDRVNLSCGGVSHPIRWVWAPSFPACKGLSKGRRPILWASSSGTPTVPPLQPFVGRLRSLDSGIRRLELLLSAGDSGTFFCKGRHEDESRTVLHVLGDRTYCKAPGPTHGSVYPQLLIPLLGAGLVLGLGALGLVWWLHRRLPPQPIRPLPRFALSPPHSSTCENRAPEASKGGRAQDSRGPGPGTEPALCGSGPSSPQQAPPAVHSGPC encoded by the exons ATGGCTGTGTTTCTGCAGCTGCTACCGCTGCTGCTCTCGAGGGCCCAAGGGAACCCTGGGG CTTCTCTGGACGGCCGCCCTGGGGACCGGGTGAATCTCTCCTGCGGAGGAGTCTCTCATCCCATCCGCTGGGTCTGGGCACCCAGCTTCCCGGCCTGCAAGGGCCTGTCCAAAGGACGCCGACCGATCCTGTGGGCCTCTTCGAGCGGGACCCCCACCGTGCCTCCCCTCCAGCCTTTCGTCGGCCGCCTACGCTCCCTGGACTCTGGTATCCGGCGGCTGGAGCTCCTCTTGAGCGCGGGGGACTCGGGCACTTTTTTCTGCAAGGGCCGCCACGAGGACGAGAGCCGTACAGTGCTTCACGTGCTGGGGGACAGGACCTATTGCAAGGCCCCCGGGCCTACCCATG GGTCCGTGTATCCCCAGCTCCTGATCCCGCTGCTGGGCGCTGGGTTGGTGCTCGGACTGGGAGCTTTGGGCCTGGTCTGGTGGCTGCACAG gcgcctgcccccgCAACCGATTCGACCACTCCCTAGATTTG CTCTGTCCCCCCCACATAGCTCCACTTGTGAAAACCGAGCCCCAGAGGCCAGTAAAGGAGGAAGAGCCCAAGATTCCAGGGGACCTGGACCAGGAACCG agCCTGCTCTATGCGGATCTGGACCATCTAGCCCTCAGCAGGCCCCGCCGGCTGTCCACAGCGGACCCTGCTGA
- the MPIG6B gene encoding megakaryocyte and platelet inhibitory receptor G6b isoform G6b-D precursor (isoform G6b-D precursor is encoded by transcript variant 4): MAVFLQLLPLLLSRAQGNPGASLDGRPGDRVNLSCGGVSHPIRWVWAPSFPACKGLSKGRRPILWASSSGTPTVPPLQPFVGRLRSLDSGIRRLELLLSAGDSGTFFCKGRHEDESRTVLHVLGDRTYCKAPGPTHALSPPHSSTCENRAPEASKGGRAQDSRGPGPGTEPALCGSGPSSPQQAPPAVHSGPC; this comes from the exons ATGGCTGTGTTTCTGCAGCTGCTACCGCTGCTGCTCTCGAGGGCCCAAGGGAACCCTGGGG CTTCTCTGGACGGCCGCCCTGGGGACCGGGTGAATCTCTCCTGCGGAGGAGTCTCTCATCCCATCCGCTGGGTCTGGGCACCCAGCTTCCCGGCCTGCAAGGGCCTGTCCAAAGGACGCCGACCGATCCTGTGGGCCTCTTCGAGCGGGACCCCCACCGTGCCTCCCCTCCAGCCTTTCGTCGGCCGCCTACGCTCCCTGGACTCTGGTATCCGGCGGCTGGAGCTCCTCTTGAGCGCGGGGGACTCGGGCACTTTTTTCTGCAAGGGCCGCCACGAGGACGAGAGCCGTACAGTGCTTCACGTGCTGGGGGACAGGACCTATTGCAAGGCCCCCGGGCCTACCCATG CTCTGTCCCCCCCACATAGCTCCACTTGTGAAAACCGAGCCCCAGAGGCCAGTAAAGGAGGAAGAGCCCAAGATTCCAGGGGACCTGGACCAGGAACCG agCCTGCTCTATGCGGATCTGGACCATCTAGCCCTCAGCAGGCCCCGCCGGCTGTCCACAGCGGACCCTGCTGA
- the DDAH2 gene encoding putative hydrolase DDAH2 isoform X1, translating into MGTPGEGLGRCSHALIRGVPESLASGEGAGAGLPALDLAKAQREHGVLGGKLRQRLGLQLLELPPEESLPLGPLLGDTAVIQGDTALITRPWSPARRPEVDGVRKALQDLGLRIVEIGDENATLDGTDVLFTGREFFVGLSKWTNHRGAEIVADTFRDFAVSTVPVSGPSHLRGLCGMGGPRTVVAGSSDAAQKAVRAMAVLTDHPYASLTLPDDAAADCLFLRPGLPGVPPFLLHRGGGDLPNSQEALQKLSDVTLVPVSCSELEKAGAGLSSLCLVLSTRPHS; encoded by the exons ATGGGGACGCCGGGGGAGGGGCTGGGCCGCTGCTCCCATGCCCTGATCCGGGGAGTCCCAGAGAGCCTGGCGTCGGGGGAAGGTGCGGGGGCTGGCCTTCCCGCTCTGGATCTGGCCAAAGCTCAAAGGGAGCACGGGGTGCTGGGAGGTAAACTGAGGCAACGACTGGGGCTACAGCTGCTAGAACTGCCACCTGAGGAGTCATTGCCGCTGGGACCGCTGCTTGGCGACACGGCCGTGATCCAAGGGGACACGGCCCTAATCACGCGGCCCTGGAGCCCCGCTCGTAGGCCAGAG GTCGATGGAGTCCGCAAAGCCCTGCAAGACCTGGGGCTCCGAATTGTGGAAATAGGAGACGAGAACGCGACGCTGGATGGCACTGACGTTCTCTTCACCG GCCGGGAGTTTTTCGTAGGCCTCTCCAAATGGACCAATCACCGAGGAGCTGAGATCGTGGCGGACACGTTCCGG GACTTCGCCGTCTCCACTGTGCCAGTCTCGGGTCCCTCCCACCTGCGCGGTCTCTGCGGCATGGGGGGACCTCGCACTGTTGTGGCAGGCAGCAGCGACGCTGCCCAAAAGGCTGTCCGG GCAATGGCAGTGCTGACAGATCACCCATATGCCTCCCTGACCCTCCCAGATGACGCAGCTGCTGACTGTCTCTTTCTTCGTCCTGGGTTGCCTGGTGTGCCCCCTTTCCTCCTGCACCGTGGAGGTGGGGATCTGCCCAACAGCCAGGAG GCACTGCAGAAGCTCTCTGATGTCACCCTGGTACCTGTGTCCTGCTCAGAACTGGAGAAGGCTGGCGCCGGGCTCAGCTCCCTCTGCTTGGTGCTCAGCACACGCCCCCACAGCTGA